The following is a genomic window from Malus sylvestris chromosome 7, drMalSylv7.2, whole genome shotgun sequence.
ctaaaaataaatttgaaccatattactACTAACACATTACGAAACCTAGACAACTCTCTCATCCCTATAATGTGGATAATACTTTCGTTGGTAaacaaaaaaatgacaaaacaatAAAAGACACAATGAGGAATAGTACGAAGCCGACGTCGGATGCCCAATTGTGTCGCAAAGCCGAAAAGATCTCAGATCACCGACGTCGACGGGTGCAGACTTTTCTTGGGGCACGGGAGCACTCACTCGTTCGAACAAGACAAGGGCAGGTCGGTCATTTGACAAAAAGCAGTCGGTGCCTTTTACCGTTAATAATTGCGTGGCGTGGGCACGTGGGCCCCACTTATCCAAGTCGTGCTAATCATAACCCGAGGTGCGCACCGCAGTGGCAGACAGACTGGACGGCTGCGCCAACGGCTGTCAGTTCCGTAATTTCTCGCAACTTCCGGGGTCTGTTTCGTGTCCGAGTTACCCCTCCGCCCGCGAAAATTACTTTACGAACCCGGTTTCTGAGATTTTTTGTTAAACACACCCACCCGCACAGACAgagactttctctctctagacgctttctctctctaaagttGAAGAACTTGGACCAGTTTAGAgcgagaaaggaaaagaaaaggaaaggaaagagaaaagCAATTGAGCAAATCGAGACGAGAGAATATTCAAATCGTGAGGCAGCGAAAAGTGGTGTGCTTTTGttcgaattgaattgaattgctTCGTTTCAGAGAGGATTAGGGTTTGTGATTCGAATTgggaggagggagggagggagagtttTGGGttggggatttagggtttttggtgaAGAATTTGGAGAACATGGCGGAGGTGGTGCTGCATATATACGATGTGACGAATAGTGGATCGGACAAGACGAATAGTACCATTCTGCAGATCAACAAGATCTTCAAAGACGGTATCGGCCTCGGCGGCATCTTCCACAGCGCCGTTCAGGTTCGTTTTCTCTCGTCTCTCTCGCGTACTCGCGCTTGCtcgtgtgtgtatgtatgtatgtaatgTGAAGTTAGATACGTAAATTTTGTATTGCTAGTGTAATTTTGGAGTGCTGTGAATTTGGAAGAGAGATCTTGGGTTTTTTTAGGCAATTGGAAATTTTCACTTTGAttctgtgtgtgtatatgttaATTGATTATAGAAATGACATGTTATGTATAGCTAATTAGTTACTAAATTTCTTGACAAGTTGTTTATCTTGTTGGTGATTGAGATTGCCTATATTATTGTGTTTGCGATTTATCAGTTTTGAAATTTACTGCTTTAGTTGCCTTAGTAGATGTTTCGCGGTATGATGGAAGTGCCTTAttgttgaatttcatggtcagcCAAGAAGCTCTCTTTTACGAAGAATGACTAAAGTTTGGTTCTTTGTTTTGTTACATAAGACCTTTTAACTTCGAAAATTAACAGATTTGTATGTAGTTCCGTTTAATTACTTATTTTCATATGGTATCTTCTTTGTCAGCAAAAAGTTCTGATCAAAGTTGTTTACGCTTCATTTGACAGGTTTATGGAGAGGATGAATGGTCATTTGGGTTCTGTGAACAAGGATCTGGTGTGTTTAGTTGCCCTTCTGGAAAAAATCCAATGTACACATATCGTGAAAGCATCGTCCTTGGGACAACAGATTGTTCGATCTTCAAGGTTAACCAAATCTTGAGGGAACTCAGTAGAGAGTGGCCTGGGTATTCGTATGACCTGTTATCAAAAAACTGCAATCACTTTTGTGATGAGCTTTGTGAAAGGCTTGGGGTGCCAAAGCTTCCAGGTAACTTTGTGAGATCGTAGGGTTTACTGGCTATACTAAAGATTTATATGCCATGCAAGTTGCAACTGAGTGTTTACTTGACCGACTATATGTACAATGGTCAGTGATTTCGTTCCTGTTTCATATATGGTGAACGTTATATTGAGATATTTTAATTGTGTTATTGTGAATTCCTTTTGTTCGGTGACTTCGCTATTGATATGCAAGTTGGTTGTTGTTTGGTCGTAATCTTGGTCAACTTACAAAATTGATAATAATGTTATGGTTACAAACTTGATAAGTCTAAGCTTAAGCTTTTTCTTAAGAATAAAAGAACTGTGCGTTTGAATATGAAAATGTAGTCTTGTAAATAGATACATGGCATGTATTCTTATAGCTTCTTTTACAGGTTGGGTTAATCGTTTTGCGCATGCTGGTGATGCTGCTATGGAAGTTGCAGGAAACACTGCAGTACGGGTGAGTTACTTTCAGAATGCATAACTTGTACAACCTTTTAGAATAACTTATCTTTCGGAGTCATTTTTGCTTATTGAAGTCTCATTGTCAGTTGATTGGATCTTCTTTTGTTGAAGTATTAGTTTTGTTTCACAATCCTTATTATTACCATGGTATACATGATTCGGCTGCCGTTTTTATTGTAGGCATGTGTTTAGTGCATGGGTTTCAAGCACCAACCCTAGTTTTTGTAATGTGCTTTTTTTGTTTGGTCAATGGTTCTTCTAATATGCTAAATATCATATTTACGTGAACGTTTTATCATAAATGGAAAAGGGCAATTTACAGCATAATAATCCGAAACATATCCAAGAATCCCATGAACAGACTATCATTACGGATGTGTTTAATTAAAGTTACCTACAGTCTTAGCACGGCCTACTTCTTAGCTCACAGTTCACTTTACTTTGATAATACTTTGGCGAGTTCCATGAGATGTGGATAACCATGCTTGCTTGACTTTGCCTCCAATCTTTCTGTTCGGCATTCAACTCATTGTTGGTGTGGCTTTAATAATAGTTTGCATAATCACATGAAATTTGGTTACTTGTTACCAtggtttacaataatttcttaTTACTTTTGGTTGCTTCAGTGCTTACATGTCTGATAGTTTTCTTGGGTCGTTGCAGTTTAGACAAGCGAAGACAGAAATTGTTACAGCTAGCAAAGTAGCATATCGTTTCCTTGTGGGTGTTACTAATAACGCCACAGCTTCTCCCGAGTCTGCAGGAAATTCAAACAGAGGTGCTCCTAGATTTCAAGCAGCTTGGTTCAAAAACCTAATCACCACAGGAGCAAAGCCATCTAGTAGTTCAGATCTCGAGACCAAGGAAGAAGATGCACTCCGGCAGCACCAGCAACCAGATGCAGAGCCGCAGCTGCAGCAGAATTCTCGGACATGGCAAAGTATGTAATTTCAAGGACACTTTGCCAATGTGCACTAGTCAAATCCAAGCAAAGGCCTTCGACGAGTCCGCTCGTCGTGTACCAATGAAAagatttc
Proteins encoded in this region:
- the LOC126628632 gene encoding deSI-like protein At4g17486 yields the protein MAEVVLHIYDVTNSGSDKTNSTILQINKIFKDGIGLGGIFHSAVQVYGEDEWSFGFCEQGSGVFSCPSGKNPMYTYRESIVLGTTDCSIFKVNQILRELSREWPGYSYDLLSKNCNHFCDELCERLGVPKLPGWVNRFAHAGDAAMEVAGNTAVRFRQAKTEIVTASKVAYRFLVGVTNNATASPESAGNSNRGAPRFQAAWFKNLITTGAKPSSSSDLETKEEDALRQHQQPDAEPQLQQNSRTWQSM